One part of the Magallana gigas chromosome 5, xbMagGiga1.1, whole genome shotgun sequence genome encodes these proteins:
- the LOC117686486 gene encoding uncharacterized protein isoform X1 has product MNMDRGLYWFTFVTVTSLTYDVTVSLQCPTSADAWERASLALQCKLPNSYHCLKDEQNVITEQCLAKVWIEGEMCPVYSSRISKIDVIECSTPSCPQSTYWSNSVFLYPVCFETKMETLPTTTLRSTIIEQALTTDYSMPFIYSPKDKTGGNKSTVGGTTSMKGSGKDADHGNTTIYIIGGICSALVLILGITVLVVCRRRKRGQSRNHDMLENYLNDRVEQKVNINREQEEVLDEKIENASTEKSSLMSKECSEESRKQILEDTKGNASHHLKDTGSGIFEEGVKSAKCRCEVYVASGPNLPRKAEQSDAPQILLLVRKNPLEKKQIDEHAKRVFGSEYVFCWKMFYYQQHKQEEQASVLLKNFDFKTASVEEILKKLLAVIAVVEIRVAFVLAMPLETWSLNRENIAKIEDGDGKLIFQTAFV; this is encoded by the exons A TGAATATGGATAGAGGGTTGTATTGGTTCACCTTTGTAACTGTGACATCATTGACTTATGATGTCACAGTATCCCTCCAGTGCCCCACTTCTGCAGATGCTTGGGAAAGGGCCTCACTGGCACTTCAATGTAAATTACCAAACTCCTACCATTGTCTGAAGGATGAACAAAATGTGATAACAGAACAATGTCTGGCCAAAGTATGGATAGAAGGAG AAATGTGCCCTGTATACAGTTCCCGGATATCCAAAATTGACGTGATTGAGTGTTCAACACCCTCTTGTCCACAATCTACTTACTGGTCCAACTCTGTGTTCCTAT ATCCAgtttgttttgaaacaaaaatggaAACACTGCCAACAACAACACTAAG ATCAACTATCATTGAGCAAGCATTAACAACAGATTACAGTATGCCATTCATTTATAGCCCCAAAGACAAGACAGGAGGAAATAAATCAACTGTTGGTGGCACCACCTCAATGAAGGGCAGTGGAAAGGATGCAGACCATGGCAATACAACGATATACATCATCGGTGGAATCTGTTCAGCCCTGGTATTGATTTTAGGAATCACTGTACTTGTAGTGTGCAGAAGGAGAAAGCGAGGTCAATCACGTAACCATG ACATgttagaaaattatttaaatgatcGTGTTGAACAAAAGGTTAACATAAATCGAGAACAAGAAGAAGTTCTAG atgaaaaaattgaaaatgcttCTACAGAAAAATCTAGCCTTATGA gcAAGGAGTGTTCTGAAGAATCAAGAAAACAAATATTGGAAGACACTAAAGGTAATGCAAGCCATCATCTCAAAGATACAG GTAGTGGTATTTTTGAAGAGGGAGTAAAGTCTGCAAAATGCAGATGTGAAG TCTATGTTGCTAGTGGACCTAACCTACCACGAAAGGCTGAGCAAAGTGATGCTCCACAGATACTACTGTTAGTGCGAAAGAATCCTTTAGAGAAAAAACAGATTGACGAACATGCTAAGAGAGTTTTTGGTTCAGAGTATGTGTTTTGTTGGAAAATGTTTTACTACCAGCAACATAAACAAGAAGAGCAAGCGTCAGTGTTGTTGAAAAACTTCGATTTTAAGACTGCTAGTGTAgaggaaattttgaaaaagttacTTGCCGTCATTGCTGTCGTTGAGATTAGAGTGGCATTCGTTTTGGCCATGCCACTGGAGACGTGGTCACTCAATAGagaaaatattgcaaaaattgAAGATGGAGATGGAAAGTTAATCTTTCAGACAGCGTTTGTTTAG
- the LOC117686486 gene encoding uncharacterized protein isoform X2: MDRGLYWFTFVTVTSLTYDVTVSLQCPTSADAWERASLALQCKLPNSYHCLKDEQNVITEQCLAKVWIEGEMCPVYSSRISKIDVIECSTPSCPQSTYWSNSVFLYPVCFETKMETLPTTTLRSTIIEQALTTDYSMPFIYSPKDKTGGNKSTVGGTTSMKGSGKDADHGNTTIYIIGGICSALVLILGITVLVVCRRRKRGQSRNHDMLENYLNDRVEQKVNINREQEEVLDEKIENASTEKSSLMSKECSEESRKQILEDTKGNASHHLKDTGSGIFEEGVKSAKCRCEVYVASGPNLPRKAEQSDAPQILLLVRKNPLEKKQIDEHAKRVFGSEYVFCWKMFYYQQHKQEEQASVLLKNFDFKTASVEEILKKLLAVIAVVEIRVAFVLAMPLETWSLNRENIAKIEDGDGKLIFQTAFV, encoded by the exons ATGGATAGAGGGTTGTATTGGTTCACCTTTGTAACTGTGACATCATTGACTTATGATGTCACAGTATCCCTCCAGTGCCCCACTTCTGCAGATGCTTGGGAAAGGGCCTCACTGGCACTTCAATGTAAATTACCAAACTCCTACCATTGTCTGAAGGATGAACAAAATGTGATAACAGAACAATGTCTGGCCAAAGTATGGATAGAAGGAG AAATGTGCCCTGTATACAGTTCCCGGATATCCAAAATTGACGTGATTGAGTGTTCAACACCCTCTTGTCCACAATCTACTTACTGGTCCAACTCTGTGTTCCTAT ATCCAgtttgttttgaaacaaaaatggaAACACTGCCAACAACAACACTAAG ATCAACTATCATTGAGCAAGCATTAACAACAGATTACAGTATGCCATTCATTTATAGCCCCAAAGACAAGACAGGAGGAAATAAATCAACTGTTGGTGGCACCACCTCAATGAAGGGCAGTGGAAAGGATGCAGACCATGGCAATACAACGATATACATCATCGGTGGAATCTGTTCAGCCCTGGTATTGATTTTAGGAATCACTGTACTTGTAGTGTGCAGAAGGAGAAAGCGAGGTCAATCACGTAACCATG ACATgttagaaaattatttaaatgatcGTGTTGAACAAAAGGTTAACATAAATCGAGAACAAGAAGAAGTTCTAG atgaaaaaattgaaaatgcttCTACAGAAAAATCTAGCCTTATGA gcAAGGAGTGTTCTGAAGAATCAAGAAAACAAATATTGGAAGACACTAAAGGTAATGCAAGCCATCATCTCAAAGATACAG GTAGTGGTATTTTTGAAGAGGGAGTAAAGTCTGCAAAATGCAGATGTGAAG TCTATGTTGCTAGTGGACCTAACCTACCACGAAAGGCTGAGCAAAGTGATGCTCCACAGATACTACTGTTAGTGCGAAAGAATCCTTTAGAGAAAAAACAGATTGACGAACATGCTAAGAGAGTTTTTGGTTCAGAGTATGTGTTTTGTTGGAAAATGTTTTACTACCAGCAACATAAACAAGAAGAGCAAGCGTCAGTGTTGTTGAAAAACTTCGATTTTAAGACTGCTAGTGTAgaggaaattttgaaaaagttacTTGCCGTCATTGCTGTCGTTGAGATTAGAGTGGCATTCGTTTTGGCCATGCCACTGGAGACGTGGTCACTCAATAGagaaaatattgcaaaaattgAAGATGGAGATGGAAAGTTAATCTTTCAGACAGCGTTTGTTTAG
- the LOC105342483 gene encoding trafficking regulator of GLUT4 1-like, translating to MNQKSGNHPPPEYRPPLGLGFEYSNFATQQNPQLPNQPPPNYSSLQNPGVSNQYPPLGGQPSSSTMIWSSNVVAPAPMSMNEPPPQDYTKRALFATLCCCFPIGLCALMNANASKKALARGDLNAARNSANSARTLSTVAFIVGIVTILGTAVVVGVYVYFILSITNTDDEY from the exons GTAATCACCCACCCCCGGAGTACCGTCCTCCGCTGGGGCTGGGGTTCGAGTACTCCAATTTCGCCACTCAACAGAATCCGCAGTTACCGAACCAACCACCCCCAAACTACTCATCTCTCCAGAACCCCGGGGTGTCGAACCAATACCCACCACTTGGTGGGCAACCAAGCTCGTCCACCATGATCTGGTCAAGCAATGTG GTGGCGCCAGCTCCAATGTCCATGAACGAGCCCCCTCCACAAGACTATACAAAAAGAGCACTCTTTGCAACCCTATGCTGTTGTTTCCCAATCGGACTATGCGCTCTAATGAACGCAAATGcg TCGAAGAAGGCCCTGGCAAGAGGAGACCTGAACGCGGCTCGAAATAGCGCCAACTCAGCGCGCACCTTGTCTACAGTGGCCTTTATAGTGGGAATAGTCACCATCCTGGGCACTGCTGTCGTAGTGGGCGTGTACGTGTACTTTATTCTGTCCATCACCAACACAGATGATGAATATTAA
- the LOC117686486 gene encoding uncharacterized protein isoform X3, which yields MNMDRGLYWFTFVTVTSLTYDVTVSLQCPTSADAWERASLALQCKLPNSYHCLKDEQNVITEQCLAKVWIEGEMCPVYSSRISKIDVIECSTPSCPQSTYWSNSVFLYPVCFETKMETLPTTTLRSTIIEQALTTDYSMPFIYSPKDKTGGNKSTVGGTTSMKGSGKDADHGNTTIYIIGGICSALVLILGITVLVVCRRRKRGQSRNHDMLENYLNDRVEQKVNINREQEEVLDEKIENASTEKSSLMSKECSEESRKQILEDTKGSGIFEEGVKSAKCRCEVYVASGPNLPRKAEQSDAPQILLLVRKNPLEKKQIDEHAKRVFGSEYVFCWKMFYYQQHKQEEQASVLLKNFDFKTASVEEILKKLLAVIAVVEIRVAFVLAMPLETWSLNRENIAKIEDGDGKLIFQTAFV from the exons A TGAATATGGATAGAGGGTTGTATTGGTTCACCTTTGTAACTGTGACATCATTGACTTATGATGTCACAGTATCCCTCCAGTGCCCCACTTCTGCAGATGCTTGGGAAAGGGCCTCACTGGCACTTCAATGTAAATTACCAAACTCCTACCATTGTCTGAAGGATGAACAAAATGTGATAACAGAACAATGTCTGGCCAAAGTATGGATAGAAGGAG AAATGTGCCCTGTATACAGTTCCCGGATATCCAAAATTGACGTGATTGAGTGTTCAACACCCTCTTGTCCACAATCTACTTACTGGTCCAACTCTGTGTTCCTAT ATCCAgtttgttttgaaacaaaaatggaAACACTGCCAACAACAACACTAAG ATCAACTATCATTGAGCAAGCATTAACAACAGATTACAGTATGCCATTCATTTATAGCCCCAAAGACAAGACAGGAGGAAATAAATCAACTGTTGGTGGCACCACCTCAATGAAGGGCAGTGGAAAGGATGCAGACCATGGCAATACAACGATATACATCATCGGTGGAATCTGTTCAGCCCTGGTATTGATTTTAGGAATCACTGTACTTGTAGTGTGCAGAAGGAGAAAGCGAGGTCAATCACGTAACCATG ACATgttagaaaattatttaaatgatcGTGTTGAACAAAAGGTTAACATAAATCGAGAACAAGAAGAAGTTCTAG atgaaaaaattgaaaatgcttCTACAGAAAAATCTAGCCTTATGA gcAAGGAGTGTTCTGAAGAATCAAGAAAACAAATATTGGAAGACACTAAAG GTAGTGGTATTTTTGAAGAGGGAGTAAAGTCTGCAAAATGCAGATGTGAAG TCTATGTTGCTAGTGGACCTAACCTACCACGAAAGGCTGAGCAAAGTGATGCTCCACAGATACTACTGTTAGTGCGAAAGAATCCTTTAGAGAAAAAACAGATTGACGAACATGCTAAGAGAGTTTTTGGTTCAGAGTATGTGTTTTGTTGGAAAATGTTTTACTACCAGCAACATAAACAAGAAGAGCAAGCGTCAGTGTTGTTGAAAAACTTCGATTTTAAGACTGCTAGTGTAgaggaaattttgaaaaagttacTTGCCGTCATTGCTGTCGTTGAGATTAGAGTGGCATTCGTTTTGGCCATGCCACTGGAGACGTGGTCACTCAATAGagaaaatattgcaaaaattgAAGATGGAGATGGAAAGTTAATCTTTCAGACAGCGTTTGTTTAG
- the LOC117686486 gene encoding uncharacterized protein isoform X4, giving the protein MNMDRGLYWFTFVTVTSLTYDVTVSLQCPTSADAWERASLALQCKLPNSYHCLKDEQNVITEQCLAKVWIEGEMCPVYSSRISKIDVIECSTPSCPQSTYWSNSVFLYPVCFETKMETLPTTTLSPKDKTGGNKSTVGGTTSMKGSGKDADHGNTTIYIIGGICSALVLILGITVLVVCRRRKRGQSRNHDMLENYLNDRVEQKVNINREQEEVLDEKIENASTEKSSLMSKECSEESRKQILEDTKGNASHHLKDTGSGIFEEGVKSAKCRCEVYVASGPNLPRKAEQSDAPQILLLVRKNPLEKKQIDEHAKRVFGSEYVFCWKMFYYQQHKQEEQASVLLKNFDFKTASVEEILKKLLAVIAVVEIRVAFVLAMPLETWSLNRENIAKIEDGDGKLIFQTAFV; this is encoded by the exons A TGAATATGGATAGAGGGTTGTATTGGTTCACCTTTGTAACTGTGACATCATTGACTTATGATGTCACAGTATCCCTCCAGTGCCCCACTTCTGCAGATGCTTGGGAAAGGGCCTCACTGGCACTTCAATGTAAATTACCAAACTCCTACCATTGTCTGAAGGATGAACAAAATGTGATAACAGAACAATGTCTGGCCAAAGTATGGATAGAAGGAG AAATGTGCCCTGTATACAGTTCCCGGATATCCAAAATTGACGTGATTGAGTGTTCAACACCCTCTTGTCCACAATCTACTTACTGGTCCAACTCTGTGTTCCTAT ATCCAgtttgttttgaaacaaaaatggaAACACTGCCAACAACAACACTAAG CCCCAAAGACAAGACAGGAGGAAATAAATCAACTGTTGGTGGCACCACCTCAATGAAGGGCAGTGGAAAGGATGCAGACCATGGCAATACAACGATATACATCATCGGTGGAATCTGTTCAGCCCTGGTATTGATTTTAGGAATCACTGTACTTGTAGTGTGCAGAAGGAGAAAGCGAGGTCAATCACGTAACCATG ACATgttagaaaattatttaaatgatcGTGTTGAACAAAAGGTTAACATAAATCGAGAACAAGAAGAAGTTCTAG atgaaaaaattgaaaatgcttCTACAGAAAAATCTAGCCTTATGA gcAAGGAGTGTTCTGAAGAATCAAGAAAACAAATATTGGAAGACACTAAAGGTAATGCAAGCCATCATCTCAAAGATACAG GTAGTGGTATTTTTGAAGAGGGAGTAAAGTCTGCAAAATGCAGATGTGAAG TCTATGTTGCTAGTGGACCTAACCTACCACGAAAGGCTGAGCAAAGTGATGCTCCACAGATACTACTGTTAGTGCGAAAGAATCCTTTAGAGAAAAAACAGATTGACGAACATGCTAAGAGAGTTTTTGGTTCAGAGTATGTGTTTTGTTGGAAAATGTTTTACTACCAGCAACATAAACAAGAAGAGCAAGCGTCAGTGTTGTTGAAAAACTTCGATTTTAAGACTGCTAGTGTAgaggaaattttgaaaaagttacTTGCCGTCATTGCTGTCGTTGAGATTAGAGTGGCATTCGTTTTGGCCATGCCACTGGAGACGTGGTCACTCAATAGagaaaatattgcaaaaattgAAGATGGAGATGGAAAGTTAATCTTTCAGACAGCGTTTGTTTAG